One genomic window of Coffea eugenioides isolate CCC68of chromosome 1, Ceug_1.0, whole genome shotgun sequence includes the following:
- the LOC113776190 gene encoding dephospho-CoA kinase-like encodes MRIVGLTGGIGSGKSTVSNLFKAHGIPVVDADVIARDVLKKGTGGWKKVVAAFGEDILLPDGEVDRPKLGRIVFSDPQKRQILNRFLAPYISSGILLEVLKLWMKGCKIIVLDVPLLFEAKMDRWTNPIVVVWVDPKTQLHRLMARDGTTKEDSKSRINSQMSLDLKRTKADILIDNTGSLADLNENFQKVLAQVTRPLTWTEFALSRQGAIVASISIFLGIIICRKCL; translated from the exons ATGAGGATAGTGGGGCTGACCGGAGGGATTGGATCAGGGAAGAGTACCGTCTCCAATCTTTTCAAGGCCCATGGTATTCCGGTCGTCGATGCCGATGTCATCGCTCGT GATGTTTTGAAAAAAGGTACTGGTGGTTGGAAAAAGGTGGTGGCGGCTTTTGGGGAGGACATCCTGCTTCCTGACGGAGAGGTGGATCGCCCGAAGTTAGGTCGCATTGTATTTTCTGATCCACAAAAACGCCAGATTCTTAATAG ATTTCTGGCACCATACATCTCATCAGGCATTCTCTTGGAAGTGTTGAAACTATGGATGAAGGGGTGCAAAATTATTGTGCTCGATGTCCCTTTGTTGTTTGAAGCCAAGATGGACAGGTGGACAAATCCTATTGTTGTTGTTTGGGTTGATCCCAAGACTCAGCTCCATCGGCTCATGGCAAGAGATGGAACCACAAAAGAAGATTCTAAGAGCAGGATTAACTCTCAAATGTCTCTTGATCTCAAAAGGACCAAAGCAGATATTCTAATAGATAACACTGGATCACTGGCAGATctgaatgaaaattttcagaagGTATTGGCCCAGGTCACAAGGCCTTTGACATGGACAGAATTTGCTCTATCTAGACAGGGTGCTATTGTTGCATCTATATCCATTTTTCTAGGCATCATCATATGCAGGAAATGTTTGTGA